One window of the Glycocaulis alkaliphilus genome contains the following:
- the tatB gene encoding Sec-independent protein translocase protein TatB — protein sequence MNPGFGAAELIIIVILALVVVGPKDLPLMMRKAGRFIGQMRAMARDFQNSFDELGREAELAELKKEVEALKKANPVSEVTEELRAAEADLKRSALDKPHPRAVKPAKPALGDEAMLPLDTSPEAAADSPPAQSRQD from the coding sequence ATGAATCCCGGCTTTGGCGCTGCCGAGCTTATCATCATTGTGATCCTCGCCCTTGTGGTGGTGGGGCCGAAAGACCTGCCGCTGATGATGCGCAAGGCCGGGCGTTTTATCGGCCAGATGCGGGCCATGGCGCGCGATTTCCAGAACAGTTTTGACGAGCTGGGCCGCGAGGCGGAGCTGGCCGAGCTGAAAAAGGAAGTCGAGGCGCTCAAGAAAGCCAATCCGGTTTCCGAAGTCACCGAAGAATTGCGTGCGGCCGAGGCCGACCTGAAGCGCTCTGCCCTCGACAAGCCGCATCCGCGCGCCGTAAAGCCTGCCAAACCTGCGCTGGGTGATGAGGCGATGCTGCCGCTGGATACCAGTCCCGAAGCCGCAGCCGATAGCCCGCCCGCTCAGAGCAGGCAGGACTAG
- the tatC gene encoding twin-arginine translocase subunit TatC, which yields MSGEKLSNAGAAGAQDDEVEASRAPLMEHLTELRTRLIWVLGAVALAFVLCFAFAEWIYNILLVPFEEAARQVRGEDLQLQLIFTGPLEFFFVKLKLALFGAIIVAFPMIAYQVWAFVRPGLYKNERLAFAPFLIASPVLFAAGIAFVYYFILPFVMGFALGQEQTGEEGRTAIQLLPRVSEYLNLVTTLILAFGISFQLPVLLSLLGKVGIVNSGQLVRFWKFAVVGIAVFAGFVTPPDPISQIFLAAAMFGLYGLSILAVKMVEPKELEG from the coding sequence ATGTCAGGCGAGAAGCTGTCAAACGCCGGTGCCGCTGGTGCGCAGGATGACGAGGTGGAAGCCTCGCGCGCGCCGCTGATGGAGCATCTGACCGAGCTGCGCACCCGGCTGATCTGGGTGCTGGGCGCGGTGGCGCTGGCCTTCGTGCTCTGCTTTGCCTTTGCCGAGTGGATCTACAACATCCTGCTGGTGCCGTTTGAAGAGGCGGCGCGTCAGGTGCGCGGCGAAGATTTGCAGCTCCAGCTCATCTTTACCGGCCCGCTGGAGTTTTTCTTCGTCAAGCTGAAGCTCGCTCTGTTTGGCGCCATCATCGTGGCCTTTCCGATGATTGCCTATCAGGTCTGGGCCTTTGTCCGCCCCGGCCTCTACAAGAATGAGCGCCTTGCCTTTGCGCCCTTCCTGATTGCCTCGCCGGTCCTGTTCGCGGCCGGCATCGCCTTTGTCTATTATTTCATCCTGCCCTTCGTGATGGGCTTTGCGCTGGGTCAGGAGCAGACCGGGGAAGAGGGCCGCACAGCCATCCAGCTCCTGCCGCGCGTGTCAGAATATCTAAATCTCGTCACCACGCTCATTCTGGCGTTCGGGATATCCTTCCAGCTGCCGGTCCTGCTCTCCCTGCTGGGCAAGGTGGGGATCGTCAATTCGGGGCAGCTGGTGCGCTTCTGGAAGTTTGCGGTGGTCGGCATTGCCGTCTTTGCCGGCTTTGTCACCCCGCCCGACCCGATCAGCCAGATTTTCCTCGCCGCGGCCATGTTCGGCCTTTACGGGCTTTCCATCCTGGCGGTGAAGATGGTCGAGCCGAAGGAATTGGAGGGGTAG
- the purD gene encoding phosphoribosylamine--glycine ligase: MNILIIGSGGREHALAWKIAQSPLVDTVWCAPGSPAIDLIGPCFDVAADDVEGIQQLALQLEPDLIVIGPEAPLAKGLADMLRARGFDVFGPSQAAAQLEASKGFAKDRMAAYGVPTARYGRFTDVAAAKAFLDTLTAPFVLKADGLAAGKGVVIAETREEAEAELADMLSGKFGGASAELVIEEFMEGEEASIFVITDGINYLTLPAAQDHKRIGDGDTGPNTGGMGAYAPAPVMTPELMKRVEEEVTVPMLRGMAGDGMPYRGVLYIGVMVTPDGPKVVEFNCRFGDPECQVLMMQIEADIVPLLLAASTGGMRASEFAQLLPMDANPKPAVTVVMAAPGYPGTPEKGSTIRNLHHAGHGDGVMIFHAGTALDADGNFIANGGRVLNVTATGENLREAVDRAYAAIGEIDWPEGVYRRDIGWRALT, from the coding sequence ATGAACATCCTCATCATCGGCTCTGGCGGGCGCGAGCATGCGCTGGCCTGGAAGATCGCGCAGAGCCCGCTCGTGGACACGGTCTGGTGCGCGCCGGGCAGCCCGGCGATTGACCTGATCGGCCCGTGCTTTGATGTCGCTGCCGATGATGTGGAGGGCATCCAGCAGCTTGCCTTGCAGCTGGAACCCGATCTGATCGTGATCGGGCCTGAGGCTCCGCTCGCCAAGGGCCTTGCCGACATGCTGCGCGCACGCGGATTTGACGTGTTCGGGCCGTCGCAGGCTGCCGCCCAGCTGGAAGCCTCCAAGGGCTTTGCCAAGGACCGCATGGCCGCCTATGGCGTGCCGACCGCGCGCTATGGCCGCTTCACCGATGTGGCCGCTGCCAAAGCCTTCCTCGACACGCTGACCGCACCCTTCGTGCTGAAAGCCGATGGGCTGGCCGCAGGCAAGGGCGTGGTCATTGCCGAAACGCGCGAGGAGGCCGAGGCCGAGCTCGCCGACATGCTGTCTGGCAAGTTTGGCGGGGCGTCGGCAGAGCTGGTCATCGAGGAATTCATGGAAGGCGAGGAAGCCTCCATCTTCGTCATCACCGACGGGATCAATTACCTGACCCTCCCCGCCGCTCAGGACCACAAGCGCATCGGCGATGGCGATACCGGCCCCAACACCGGCGGCATGGGCGCCTATGCGCCCGCGCCGGTGATGACGCCCGAACTGATGAAGCGGGTGGAGGAAGAGGTCACCGTGCCGATGCTGCGCGGCATGGCCGGTGACGGCATGCCCTATCGCGGCGTCTTGTATATCGGCGTGATGGTGACGCCGGACGGCCCCAAGGTTGTCGAGTTCAACTGCCGCTTTGGCGATCCGGAATGTCAGGTGCTGATGATGCAGATCGAGGCCGATATCGTGCCGCTTCTGCTCGCGGCCTCAACGGGGGGCATGCGCGCCAGCGAGTTCGCGCAGCTTCTTCCCATGGACGCCAATCCGAAACCGGCCGTTACGGTGGTGATGGCCGCGCCCGGCTATCCCGGCACGCCGGAAAAGGGCAGCACAATCAGGAATTTGCACCATGCGGGCCATGGCGACGGCGTGATGATCTTCCACGCAGGCACCGCGCTCGATGCAGACGGCAATTTCATCGCAAACGGTGGCCGCGTGCTGAACGTCACCGCGACCGGCGAGAATTTGCGCGAAGCTGTGGACCGGGCGTATGCGGCCATTGGTGAGATCGACTGGCCCGAAGGCGTCTACCGCCGCGATATTGGTTGGAGAGCACTCACATAA
- the xseA gene encoding exodeoxyribonuclease VII large subunit: MTDLTNAPEYTVSDLARALKRTVETEYGHVRVRGELGRVTIPKSGHMYLDLKDAEAVIDGVMWKGSVSALSFRPEEGLEVIVEGRLSTFPGRSKYQIIIERMEPAGAGALMALLEERKRKLAAEGLFAPERKAAIPYLPRVVGVVTSPTGAVIRDILHRLDDRFPVHVLIWPVLVQGEGAAAQIAAGIEGFNAIAPGGPVPRPDVLIVARGGGSVEDLWAFNEEIVVRAAAASQIPLISAVGHETDTTLIDFASDRRAPTPTGAAEMAVPVRRELMERIEGARGRLSAALLRTVERKGSDLRSASRGLPRPESLLGDARQRLDYAHEALVRGLTLGIERRRGTLERLAVQLRPLALKREIAERRQRLVQAGERMRAAKLRRLGDDGRRLAALTSTLEALSYHNVLKRGYAIIEDGKGALVRSAGDLAPGDAVTLRLHDGERAAAIAGGVAPPRKDKPASKPKSTKTASTQQGSLF; this comes from the coding sequence ATGACCGATCTTACCAACGCACCGGAATATACCGTCTCCGATCTCGCCCGCGCGCTCAAACGCACGGTGGAGACCGAGTATGGCCATGTGCGGGTGCGCGGCGAGCTGGGCCGGGTGACTATCCCGAAATCCGGCCATATGTATCTCGACCTGAAGGACGCCGAGGCCGTCATTGACGGCGTGATGTGGAAAGGCTCGGTCTCGGCGCTGTCCTTTCGCCCGGAGGAGGGGCTGGAAGTGATAGTCGAGGGGCGGCTTTCCACCTTCCCCGGCCGGTCCAAATACCAGATCATCATCGAGCGCATGGAGCCTGCGGGCGCTGGCGCGCTGATGGCTCTGCTGGAAGAGCGCAAGCGCAAGCTGGCCGCCGAGGGTCTGTTTGCGCCAGAGCGAAAAGCCGCCATCCCCTATCTGCCGCGCGTGGTGGGGGTGGTGACATCGCCCACGGGCGCGGTGATCCGCGACATTCTGCACCGGCTGGACGACCGGTTTCCGGTGCATGTCCTCATCTGGCCGGTGCTGGTGCAGGGCGAGGGGGCAGCGGCCCAGATCGCCGCCGGTATCGAGGGGTTCAACGCGATTGCGCCCGGCGGGCCGGTGCCGCGCCCGGATGTGCTGATCGTCGCGCGCGGTGGCGGCTCGGTGGAGGATTTGTGGGCCTTCAACGAGGAAATCGTAGTCCGCGCGGCGGCCGCCTCGCAGATACCGCTCATCTCCGCTGTCGGCCACGAAACCGATACCACGCTGATTGATTTTGCCTCTGACCGCCGTGCGCCGACGCCTACGGGCGCCGCTGAAATGGCCGTGCCGGTGCGCCGCGAGCTGATGGAGCGCATTGAGGGCGCGCGCGGGCGGCTATCGGCCGCGCTGCTGCGCACGGTGGAGCGTAAAGGATCCGATCTGCGTTCGGCCTCGCGCGGTCTGCCCCGGCCCGAGAGCCTGCTGGGTGATGCGCGCCAGCGGCTGGATTATGCCCATGAAGCGCTGGTGCGTGGGCTGACGCTCGGCATTGAGCGCAGGCGCGGCACGCTGGAGCGCCTGGCCGTGCAGCTGCGTCCGCTAGCGCTCAAGCGCGAGATCGCTGAACGCCGCCAGAGGCTGGTTCAGGCGGGCGAGCGCATGCGCGCGGCCAAGCTGAGGCGGCTTGGCGATGATGGCCGCAGGCTGGCGGCGCTCACCTCCACGCTGGAGGCGCTCTCCTATCACAACGTCCTGAAACGCGGGTACGCGATCATCGAGGATGGTAAGGGCGCGCTGGTGCGCTCTGCCGGTGATCTGGCACCGGGCGATGCTGTCACCTTGCGCCTGCATGATGGCGAGCGCGCAGCGGCGATTGCAGGCGGCGTGGCCCCGCCGCGCAAGGACAAGCCGGCCAGCAAGCCCAAATCCACTAAAACAGCCTCCACGCAGCAAGGCTCGCTTTTTTAA
- a CDS encoding class I SAM-dependent methyltransferase gives MRVLLTSVASLALLAACNGEAPESVDEAVEQTGDATSDAAEESGELFGGADGTESGFVGAIEEAVQASMDRPSLEQVLAHPRREADRARDPYRHPRETLEFFEVEADYTVVEALPGGGWYGRILAPWLAAEGEYYGLNYPMSVFEQLFPNITDEQRVRLEGWEAGFPAAAAEWGGPAQGGYTFGSIPQRAAGSADVVLYIRALHNMARFGLLETAVNDAWTLLKTGGVVGVVQHRAPAGETDERADGSRGYLREADVIAAFEARGFVLESASGINANPNDPADHEMGVWALPPSLGGPEETREAMRAIGESDRMTLRFRKP, from the coding sequence ATGCGTGTACTTCTCACCAGCGTAGCCAGTCTTGCCCTTCTGGCCGCCTGCAATGGCGAAGCGCCGGAGAGCGTTGATGAGGCTGTTGAACAGACAGGCGACGCGACGAGTGATGCCGCCGAAGAATCCGGCGAGCTGTTTGGCGGTGCGGACGGGACCGAATCCGGCTTTGTGGGTGCTATCGAAGAGGCCGTTCAGGCTTCGATGGACCGCCCATCGCTGGAGCAGGTGCTGGCGCATCCGCGCCGCGAGGCAGACCGGGCCCGCGACCCGTACCGGCATCCGCGCGAGACGCTGGAATTCTTCGAGGTGGAGGCTGATTACACCGTGGTCGAGGCGCTGCCCGGCGGCGGCTGGTATGGCCGCATCCTCGCCCCCTGGCTGGCGGCGGAAGGCGAATATTACGGCCTCAACTATCCGATGAGCGTGTTTGAACAGCTCTTCCCCAATATCACCGACGAGCAGCGTGTCCGGCTGGAAGGCTGGGAGGCAGGCTTCCCTGCTGCCGCCGCCGAATGGGGCGGTCCGGCGCAAGGCGGCTACACCTTCGGCTCGATCCCGCAACGCGCGGCCGGTTCAGCCGATGTGGTGCTCTACATCCGTGCCCTGCACAACATGGCCCGTTTTGGCTTGCTGGAAACGGCGGTCAATGACGCCTGGACGCTTTTGAAGACGGGCGGCGTTGTCGGCGTGGTCCAGCACCGCGCACCTGCCGGTGAAACCGATGAACGCGCCGATGGCTCGCGCGGGTATTTGCGCGAAGCCGATGTCATCGCCGCCTTCGAGGCACGCGGTTTCGTGCTGGAAAGCGCCTCTGGCATCAACGCCAACCCGAACGATCCTGCCGATCACGAGATGGGCGTGTGGGCGCTGCCGCCATCGCTGGGTGGCCCTGAGGAGACCCGCGAAGCCATGCGCGCCATCGGCGAAAGCGACCGCATGACCCTGCGGTTCAGAAAGCCGTAG
- a CDS encoding TauD/TfdA dioxygenase family protein, which produces MAASHIKVTPSGASLGASVTGVDLSKPLNADEVAAIRAAWLEHLVLAFPGQPMSHEDLERFTQYFGPFGDDPFIAPIEGHPHIIEVKRAADEKASVFAAAWHSDWSFQDTPPAGTILHSKITPPVGGDTLFCNGYAAYEALSEEMKARLEGLEAIHSAALAYAPDGVYGENDAKDRSMTIRAAPEARNTKSHPIVRIHPETGRKTLFINPGYVKTVKGLTDEEAFFLLVELYGVTHDERFVYRHKWQSDMLLMWDNRCTQHMATGGYDGHARLMHRTTVAGP; this is translated from the coding sequence ATGGCCGCTTCACACATCAAGGTAACGCCCAGCGGCGCAAGCCTTGGCGCATCGGTAACGGGCGTTGATCTGTCAAAGCCGCTAAACGCGGACGAGGTAGCCGCCATCCGCGCAGCGTGGCTGGAGCATCTGGTGCTGGCCTTTCCCGGCCAACCCATGAGCCATGAGGATCTGGAGCGCTTCACGCAGTATTTTGGCCCCTTTGGCGATGATCCTTTCATCGCGCCCATCGAGGGCCACCCCCACATTATCGAGGTGAAGCGCGCGGCGGACGAGAAGGCGTCCGTCTTTGCTGCTGCCTGGCACTCTGACTGGAGCTTTCAGGACACCCCGCCCGCCGGCACGATCCTGCATTCCAAGATCACGCCGCCCGTGGGCGGGGATACCCTCTTCTGCAATGGCTATGCGGCCTATGAGGCGCTGTCAGAGGAGATGAAGGCGAGGCTGGAAGGGCTGGAAGCCATCCACTCTGCCGCCCTGGCCTATGCGCCAGACGGGGTCTATGGCGAGAATGACGCCAAGGACCGCTCCATGACGATCCGTGCCGCACCGGAGGCGCGCAACACGAAGTCCCACCCCATAGTGCGCATCCATCCGGAAACGGGCCGCAAGACGCTTTTCATCAATCCGGGCTATGTGAAAACGGTCAAGGGCCTGACCGACGAGGAAGCCTTCTTCCTGCTGGTCGAGCTTTATGGCGTCACCCATGACGAGCGCTTCGTCTATCGCCACAAATGGCAGAGCGACATGCTGCTGATGTGGGACAATCGCTGCACCCAGCACATGGCGACGGGCGGCTATGACGGCCATGCCCGCCTGATGCACCGCACGACGGTGGCGGGGCCATAA
- a CDS encoding BCCT family transporter — MTKQIEPAVFIPAAILAIGGVAAVLIAGDQAETILNTARDFITDTAGWVYSVGIGIFLIAALIVALSDWGRIKLGPDDSVPEFGFMAWFAMLFSAGMGIGLMFFAVAEPITHYLSPPDASPETQAAAQQSMVLTFFHWGIHAWAVYVIVGLSLAYFAFRHGLPLTIRSALYPLIGDRIYGPIGHIVDVIAILGTLFGVATSLGYGVTQINAGLNVVFGLTISEEVQVVLIAIITLIATASVLAGLDKGIRRLSQINLYLAIGLLVFVLVMGPTLFLIGAYVQNIGHYVDQLATLTFNVDAYGDGEWVSTWTLFYWGWWISWSPFVGMFIARISRGRTIREFIIGALFGPTLFTFLWMTIYGNSALLEVMANTASPIIEAVRTEQSELALFALLDTLPLASITSVIAIVLITTFFVTSSDSGSLVKSTLASGGTLTPPVWQRLFWALLEGVVAAVLLIGGGLAALRSATIAAALPFTLVIGLAFIGLVRAWSMETARKAGQRSAAQMPVEGVAVPWKVRLRLMFSRPAPAEVESWINATAEPAFGELAPEMERLGHSATIEREDDRLSLRIGHGDDPDFIYGVALKAYEASSDAEINRTDTDDNSYARAEVFLRAGGQHYDVFGYSKNQLIRDVLRHYEHHLQWLHHMQHVG; from the coding sequence ATGACCAAGCAGATCGAACCGGCCGTCTTCATCCCCGCCGCCATTCTGGCCATTGGCGGGGTGGCCGCTGTGCTGATCGCCGGCGATCAGGCCGAAACGATTTTAAACACCGCACGCGATTTCATCACCGACACGGCTGGCTGGGTCTATTCGGTGGGTATCGGGATATTCCTGATCGCTGCGCTTATCGTCGCGCTGTCTGACTGGGGACGCATCAAGCTGGGTCCTGACGACAGCGTGCCAGAGTTCGGCTTCATGGCCTGGTTTGCGATGCTGTTCTCCGCCGGCATGGGCATCGGCCTCATGTTCTTCGCCGTCGCCGAACCCATCACCCATTATCTAAGCCCGCCAGACGCCAGCCCTGAGACCCAGGCCGCGGCCCAGCAATCCATGGTGCTAACCTTCTTCCACTGGGGAATACACGCCTGGGCGGTCTATGTGATCGTGGGGCTAAGCCTTGCCTATTTTGCCTTCCGCCACGGCCTGCCGCTGACCATACGCTCCGCGCTCTATCCGCTGATTGGTGACCGTATTTACGGCCCTATCGGGCATATCGTGGACGTGATCGCCATTCTGGGCACGCTGTTTGGCGTGGCCACATCGCTCGGCTATGGCGTCACCCAGATCAATGCCGGCCTGAACGTGGTCTTCGGCCTGACCATCAGCGAGGAAGTGCAGGTCGTACTCATCGCGATCATCACGTTGATCGCAACAGCGTCGGTTCTCGCCGGGCTGGACAAGGGGATCAGGCGGCTTTCGCAGATCAATCTCTATCTGGCCATCGGGCTTCTGGTCTTCGTTCTGGTCATGGGGCCGACGCTCTTCCTGATTGGCGCCTACGTCCAGAATATCGGCCATTATGTAGACCAGCTGGCGACACTGACGTTTAACGTCGATGCCTATGGCGACGGTGAATGGGTCAGCACGTGGACACTGTTCTACTGGGGCTGGTGGATATCCTGGTCGCCCTTCGTGGGGATGTTCATTGCGCGCATTTCGCGCGGGCGCACCATTCGCGAGTTCATTATCGGCGCGCTGTTCGGCCCGACCCTGTTCACCTTCCTGTGGATGACGATTTACGGCAATTCAGCCCTTCTGGAGGTCATGGCCAATACCGCCAGTCCGATCATCGAGGCGGTTCGCACCGAACAGTCCGAGCTGGCTCTGTTTGCGTTGCTGGACACGCTGCCGCTGGCCTCGATCACCTCGGTGATAGCCATCGTCCTCATCACCACTTTTTTCGTCACCTCGTCGGATTCCGGGTCTCTGGTGAAATCGACCCTGGCCTCCGGCGGCACGCTGACGCCGCCAGTCTGGCAGCGCCTGTTCTGGGCGCTGCTGGAGGGCGTTGTGGCAGCCGTCCTGCTGATCGGAGGGGGGCTCGCCGCCCTGCGATCGGCAACCATAGCCGCCGCCCTCCCGTTCACGCTGGTCATTGGCCTGGCCTTTATCGGCCTGGTGCGTGCCTGGTCCATGGAGACCGCGCGCAAAGCCGGTCAGCGGAGCGCCGCACAAATGCCCGTGGAGGGCGTTGCGGTGCCATGGAAAGTGCGCCTGCGCCTGATGTTCTCCCGCCCTGCCCCGGCGGAGGTGGAAAGCTGGATCAATGCCACCGCTGAACCGGCCTTTGGCGAGCTGGCGCCCGAAATGGAGAGGCTGGGGCACAGCGCGACAATCGAGCGGGAGGATGACCGGCTGTCTTTGCGGATCGGACATGGTGATGACCCGGACTTCATCTACGGCGTGGCGCTGAAGGCCTATGAGGCGAGCTCGGATGCCGAGATCAACCGCACCGACACGGATGATAATTCCTACGCGCGGGCCGAGGTCTTCCTGCGCGCAGGCGGCCAGCATTACGACGTGTTTGGCTATTCAAAGAACCAGCTCATCCGCGATGTGCTGCGCCATTACGAGCACCATCTGCAATGGCTCCACCATATGCAGCATGTGGGTTAG
- a CDS encoding tetratricopeptide repeat-containing sulfotransferase family protein — MTGAFAEALDIAGPFLDAEPEHGEALYMTAVCQRYLGRLDDAQDALDRLKTAQPEFGRAWQEEGHLQRAKGRNENALQAYARACQHNPALTASWAAQSDILMALGRTGEAGQARAQGERVAGLPKPVVAVMHHLYEGRLIRAETLCRNFLKANPRHVEAMRLLAEIGVRFNVTDDAEILLENAQAFEPDNIQVRLDYIQVLRKRQKFAAALEQARALLERDPDSPVFLSHYAIEAMQTGDYETALSAFDRVLEKIPGDPATLTSRGHALKTAGESEKAVASYKAALASQPEHTDAWYALANLKTYRFDDGELAAMLAQAENAALSHTQRIHLSFALGKAHEDREDFESAFAAYARGNDLKRRQTRYTSDQMEEELEAQKALCTPELFAAQSGKGHDDPAPIFIVGLPRAGSTLLEQILASHSQVDGTLELPNILSAAHSLRGRDRSDRTRYPRVLHEMDGDELAAMGRRYIEETAIHRKGAPFFTDKMPNNFRHIALIKLILPNAKIIDARRHPMACCFSGFKQLFAEGQEFTYGLEEIGRYYRAYAELMDHWDAVLPGEILRVIHEDVVDDIEAQVRRILDFCGLPFEQACVDFHKTRREVRTASSEQVRQPLYRSGLEQWKAFEPFLDPLKSALGPALTDWRRDHTQSNAA; from the coding sequence ATGACCGGCGCCTTCGCCGAGGCGCTGGATATTGCTGGCCCTTTTCTGGACGCCGAGCCGGAGCATGGCGAGGCGCTCTACATGACGGCTGTCTGCCAGCGCTATCTGGGGCGGCTGGATGACGCGCAAGACGCGCTGGACCGGCTGAAGACCGCCCAGCCCGAATTTGGCCGGGCCTGGCAGGAGGAAGGCCATCTCCAGCGCGCAAAGGGCCGCAACGAGAATGCCCTGCAAGCCTATGCCCGCGCCTGTCAGCACAACCCCGCCCTAACCGCCAGCTGGGCTGCGCAGAGCGATATTCTCATGGCTCTGGGGCGGACCGGCGAAGCCGGACAGGCGCGCGCGCAAGGTGAACGCGTAGCGGGCCTGCCAAAGCCTGTCGTGGCGGTGATGCACCATCTTTATGAGGGCCGGCTGATCCGCGCGGAGACGCTGTGCCGCAATTTCCTCAAAGCCAATCCAAGGCATGTCGAGGCGATGCGCCTGCTGGCGGAAATAGGCGTTCGCTTCAACGTCACCGACGATGCCGAGATTCTTCTGGAGAACGCGCAGGCCTTCGAGCCGGACAATATCCAGGTGCGCCTCGACTACATTCAGGTCCTGCGCAAGCGCCAGAAATTTGCCGCCGCGCTGGAGCAGGCGCGCGCCCTTCTGGAGCGCGATCCGGACAGTCCGGTCTTCCTGTCGCATTACGCCATCGAGGCGATGCAGACGGGCGATTACGAAACCGCGTTGTCGGCCTTTGACCGCGTGCTTGAAAAAATTCCGGGCGACCCGGCCACCCTCACCTCGCGCGGTCATGCACTGAAGACCGCTGGTGAAAGCGAAAAGGCTGTCGCTTCCTACAAGGCGGCTCTGGCCAGCCAGCCGGAGCACACCGACGCCTGGTACGCGCTGGCAAACCTGAAAACCTACCGCTTTGACGATGGCGAGCTGGCCGCGATGCTGGCGCAGGCAGAGAACGCAGCCCTCTCCCACACCCAGCGCATCCATCTGAGCTTCGCGCTCGGCAAGGCGCATGAAGACCGCGAGGACTTCGAGAGCGCCTTTGCCGCCTATGCGCGCGGCAATGATCTCAAACGCCGCCAGACCCGCTACACCTCTGACCAGATGGAAGAAGAGCTGGAAGCCCAGAAAGCGCTGTGTACGCCGGAGCTGTTCGCCGCACAGTCCGGCAAGGGGCATGACGATCCGGCCCCCATCTTCATCGTGGGTCTGCCGCGCGCCGGCTCCACCCTGCTCGAACAGATCCTGGCCTCGCACAGCCAGGTGGATGGCACGCTGGAACTGCCCAATATCCTCTCCGCCGCCCATTCACTTCGCGGCCGCGACCGTTCAGACCGCACACGCTATCCGCGTGTCCTCCATGAGATGGACGGAGACGAACTCGCCGCGATGGGGCGGCGCTATATCGAGGAGACGGCGATCCACCGCAAGGGTGCGCCCTTCTTCACCGACAAGATGCCAAACAATTTCCGGCACATTGCGCTGATCAAGCTGATCCTGCCGAACGCGAAGATCATTGATGCGCGCCGCCACCCGATGGCGTGCTGCTTCTCCGGGTTCAAGCAGCTCTTTGCCGAGGGCCAGGAATTCACCTACGGGCTTGAAGAGATCGGGCGCTATTACCGCGCCTATGCGGAGCTGATGGACCATTGGGACGCGGTGCTGCCCGGCGAAATCCTGCGCGTCATCCATGAAGATGTGGTCGACGATATTGAAGCTCAGGTGCGCCGCATTCTCGATTTCTGCGGCCTGCCGTTCGAGCAGGCTTGTGTCGATTTCCACAAGACCCGGCGCGAAGTGCGCACCGCCAGCTCCGAACAGGTGCGCCAGCCCCTCTACCGTTCCGGCCTGGAGCAATGGAAAGCGTTTGAACCCTTCCTTGACCCGCTGAAAAGCGCGCTCGGCCCGGCCCTCACTGACTGGCGCCGCGACCACACACAATCCAACGCCGCCTGA